The following proteins come from a genomic window of Iamia sp. SCSIO 61187:
- a CDS encoding SCO6880 family protein, translating to MRAERTERTYRLEPLDSAGVFLGLGVVQCGLLGGGIVLGVAALTIGVPLPAAAVPVVASVVVSFTRIGGHATWEWLPLVVSWFLSGFRRGRRWHAPLPLWTDGDAPAPMPPCLDGIDIVDLDWRAGSRLGAFRDKNRRTLTVVVPVSGPQFVVEPRAEQERLLAGWGDLLGQYAVERGVVSHLSWSDLARPSGMQEHIQWLDSDERGAANLAAAASYRELLDSGTTAAISHEAVVTITVAKERLSRHRSSAGSADDQLRRALVTSTEALLRGLRSAGLSADDPLDAPGLQRLIRARIDPVSARPRPRRGRLVERLALVRAATAGPLVLDARWRDLQVDAAFHRTWWIGTWPRLAVPPAWLEPFLSSGGITRSMTVYFQPVPTHQSRRRIERDLVKLESDAITKEDKGRRVDARHRRATQALLDREEELVAGYPEMGYAGLVSVAARSQQELDEQSEIVEQLARETGMDLRVLDARQDLAWAASLPLGLAPSTLLAS from the coding sequence ATGCGCGCTGAGCGAACCGAGCGCACCTACCGACTCGAACCGCTCGACAGCGCGGGGGTGTTCCTCGGTCTCGGTGTGGTCCAGTGCGGGCTGCTCGGGGGTGGGATCGTCCTCGGAGTCGCCGCGCTCACCATCGGCGTGCCGCTTCCGGCCGCAGCCGTACCGGTGGTGGCTTCGGTCGTGGTGAGCTTCACCAGGATCGGCGGGCACGCCACCTGGGAGTGGCTGCCCCTCGTCGTCAGCTGGTTCCTGTCGGGATTTCGCCGCGGTCGTCGGTGGCACGCCCCACTGCCGCTGTGGACCGACGGCGACGCCCCGGCACCGATGCCACCGTGCCTCGACGGCATCGACATCGTCGACCTCGACTGGCGGGCTGGGTCCCGACTCGGAGCCTTTCGCGACAAGAACCGCCGCACCCTCACCGTGGTGGTCCCCGTATCGGGCCCGCAGTTCGTCGTCGAACCCCGAGCCGAGCAGGAACGACTTCTCGCTGGGTGGGGTGACCTGCTCGGCCAGTACGCCGTCGAGCGGGGTGTCGTCTCCCACCTGTCGTGGTCGGACCTCGCTCGCCCCTCGGGGATGCAGGAGCACATCCAGTGGCTCGACTCGGACGAGCGCGGAGCCGCCAACCTGGCGGCAGCTGCGTCGTACCGCGAGTTGCTCGACTCCGGGACGACGGCTGCGATCAGCCACGAGGCGGTGGTCACCATCACGGTCGCGAAGGAACGTCTGTCCCGCCATCGCTCGAGCGCGGGGAGCGCGGACGATCAACTTCGCCGCGCGCTCGTCACCTCGACCGAGGCGCTCCTGCGGGGTCTGCGCTCAGCGGGCCTCAGCGCGGACGACCCGCTCGACGCCCCTGGACTGCAACGCCTGATCCGCGCCCGCATCGACCCCGTTTCGGCTCGGCCTCGTCCCCGACGCGGACGCCTCGTCGAGCGGCTGGCGCTCGTACGGGCCGCGACCGCTGGACCGCTCGTGCTCGATGCCCGGTGGCGAGACCTCCAGGTCGACGCCGCGTTCCACCGCACCTGGTGGATCGGCACCTGGCCCCGCCTCGCCGTCCCGCCCGCGTGGCTCGAACCATTCCTGTCCAGCGGCGGCATCACCCGCTCGATGACCGTCTATTTCCAGCCCGTTCCCACCCACCAGAGCCGGCGCCGCATCGAACGAGACCTCGTGAAGCTCGAGTCGGACGCCATCACCAAGGAAGACAAGGGGCGACGGGTCGACGCCCGGCACCGGCGAGCCACGCAAGCCCTGCTCGACCGTGAGGAGGAGCTCGTCGCTGGGTACCCCGAGATGGGCTACGCCGGGCTCGTCTCGGTCGCCGCCCGATCCCAGCAGGAGCTCGACGAGCAGTCCGAGATCGTCGAACAGCTCGCCCGCGAGACCGGCATGGACCTGCGCGTCCTCGACGCCCGTCAAGACCTTGCCTGGGCCGCGTCGCTGCCGCTCGGCCTCGCCCCCTCGACCCTCCTCGCGTCGTGA